The following are encoded together in the Xiphophorus hellerii strain 12219 chromosome 3, Xiphophorus_hellerii-4.1, whole genome shotgun sequence genome:
- the LOC116716801 gene encoding vascular cell adhesion protein 1-like isoform X2, producing the protein MFVFIWLIVSLPTNNGALQLKKFCQEQDYCVTFNEDEIRAEAGLCAVISCSFTSFFVPEHIIWYKCEKLEDYCDKSVPVFHSDKNEENIQPGFKGRVSLLNLNMTEKNCSMVINDLQNSDSGSYQLRVVGKGKGDAFTYLAKANLSLADLNQKPSVMIPPLTEGQQASLTCTAPGLCSGSPPKITWMWRGKEEKDSYIIGNITALKTENLSAFTKRHVSPLTFNASADHHNTSITCKVSFTGDININETVTLNVTYARKPQISGRSKVKEGNELNLNCSVDSFPPSVITWTKSRKQAEQQSHNVSKKRGSSKICQRQKKSGLFSVTNVTTEDAGLYICTAKHLNNTQREKITVTVTYARKPQISGRTTVMEGDNLNLTCSVDSVPPSVIKWTKSGIETKWQDNILSKAESRQVYLLEKSGRVSFSFMNVTTEEAGRYICTATYQNESMTEEVHVKVTYVRKPQISGRTTVMEGEDLNLTCSVDSIPPSVITWTKYGTEINCQDNILSKADNSTVVYGQEKSGNVSFSIMNVTAKEAGCYICTATYQNDSMIENIHVKVNYLRKPRISGRTTIKEGDDLNLTCGADSFPLSVINWTKTESKTNQQHNNSSSAFIITENTMKRKDGNGSLSKTNVTAEDAILYICTATHLTNNLTEQIKVTVTYDFKNATVEEDLLNLNCSVDSFQPLVVRWTKSGTEASLKIDSLSKAFTVHVLYELANVPFPITNETMEDAERYICTATYQNSTMEEKIHIVTNIRKPQISVRTNTFTTADEEEALNPTCTVDSFSSSVINLTIFEKSNLQIKISMILQNSSENLKQEQSGMNTLFINSVKAKDAGLYICTAKVPNITLTEEINITVTYRRRPQIIGSQTIKEGDALNLTCSVDSVPPSLIVWTKNSLSILPSNRTSSPSNNGSTTLVVFNMTVKDSGRYICTITYENITETKYIDINVTWSPKVLNGSGCVLRPDGLTCVCLSAGFPLPTIQWPLLKDHTEYSITSIVSNHTVNSTVTITVENHGNISVECVSSNENGEAKKNLTVLWAKEEVSKQTTNSEKKFILEIIIAFLVGFLLAPIICCLLMKFYRIKRKNSADEGESLEMVTPLMSNGQAVQGREKKEALAGAPEATNGPKELVYARIDFSFLNRIPTKRIKSSENKNTEYAEIKANKAKSHQVEMMTEEDSEMKNCVQEEKEEAEEPVYAKVEDLAEES; encoded by the exons atgtttgttttcatctggtTAATCGTGTCTCTCCCTACTAACAACG GTGCATTACAATTGAAAAAGTTCTGTCAAGAGCAAGATTATTGTGTTACTTTCAATGAGGATGAAATAAGAGCAGAAGCTGGACTCTGTGCTGTGATATCATGCTCTTTCACATCCTTCTTTGTACCCGAACATATTATTTGgtataaatgtgaaaaacttgaGGACTATTGTGACAAATCTGTCCCTGTATTTCACTCTGACAAGAACGAGGAAAACATTCAACCTGGGTTCAAAGGTCGTGTGTCACTGCTGAACCTGAACATGACTGAGAAGAACTGCAGCATGGTGATCAATGATCTTCAGAATTCTGATTCTGGATCATATCAGCTCCGAGTTGTGGGAAAAGGAAAAGGAGATGCATTTACGTATCTTGCAAAAGCAAATCTCTCGTTAGCAG ATCTGAACCAAAAGCCCTCAGTGATGATTCCACCACTGACTGAGGGACAGCAGGCCTCTCTGACCTGCACTGCTCCTGGTCTCTGCTCTGGGTCTCCTCCTAAAATCACCTGGATGTGGagaggaaaagaagagaaagattCTTACATCATAGGAAACATTACTGCTTTAAAAACAGAGAATCTGTCTGCTTTCACAAAGAGACATgtctcacctctgacctttaacGCATCAGCTGATCACCACAACACCAGTATAACCTGCAAAGTCAGCTTCACAGGCgacataaatataaatgagaCTGTGACTCTGAATGTGACAT ATGCAAGAAAACCTCAGATCTCTGGTAGATCAAAAGTTAAAGAAGGAAATGAACTGAATCTGAACTGCAGTGTGGACAGTTTCCCTCCATCAGTTATCACATGGACTAAATCTAGAAAACAAGCCGAACAGCAGAGTCACAATGTATCTAAAAAGCGTGGCAGCAGTAAAATCTGTCagcgacaaaaaaaaagtggcttGTTTTCCGTCACTAATGTGACAACAGAAGATGCTGGTCTTTATATCTGCACAGCAAAACATCTGAACAACACTCAGAGAGAAAAAATTACTGTAACAGTGACAT ATGCAAGAAAACCTCAGATCTCTGGCCGGACTACAGTCATGGAGGGAGACAATCTGAATCTGACCTGCAGTGTTGACAGTGTTCCTCCATCAGTTATCAAGTGGACTAAATCTGGAATAGAAACCAAATGGCAGGACAACATTTTaagcaaagcagaaagcagACAAGTCTACCTGCTGGAAAAAAGTGGACGTGTCTCTTTTTCCTTCATGAATGTAACAACAGAAGAAGCTGGACGTTACATTTGTACAGCAACATATCAGAATGAAAGCATGACGGAAGAAGTCCATGTTAAAGTGACTT ATGTTAGAAAACCTCAAATCTCTGGCAGAACAACAGTTATGGAGGGAGAAGATCTGAATCTGACCTGCAGTGTTGACAGTATTCCTCCATCAGTTATTACATGGACTAAATATGGAACAGAAATCAATTGTCAGGACAATATTTTAAGTAAAGCAGATAACAGCACAGTAGTCTATGGACAGGAAAAAAGTGGAAATGTCTCTTTTTCCATCATGAATGTAACAGCAAAAGAAGCTGGATGTTACATTTGTACAGCAACATATCAGAATGACAGCATGATAGAGAACATCCATGTTAAAGTGAACT ACCTCAGAAAACCTCGGATCTCTGGTAGAACAACAATAAAGGAGGGAGACGATCTGAATCTGACCTGTGGTGCTGACAGCTTCCCTCTCTCAGTTATCAACTGGACTAAAACAGAATCAAAAACTAACCAGCAGCACAACAATTCATCTAGTGCTTTCATCATCACTGAAAACACTATGAAGAGGAAAGATGGCAATGGTTCTTTGTCCAAAACTAATGTGACAGCAGAAGATGCAATTCTTTACATCTGTACTGCAACACACCTGACCAATAATCTAACGGAACAAATCAAAGTAACAGTAACAT ATGATTTCAAAAATGCAACTGTGGAGGAAGATCTTCTGAATCTGAACTGCAGTGTTGACAGTTTTCAGCCACTAGTTGTCAGATGGACTAAATCTGGAACAGAAGCAAGTCTAAAAATAGACTCTTTAAGTAAAGCATTTACTGTCCATGTGCTGTATGAACTGGCGAATGTCCCTTTTCCCATCACGAATGAAACAATGGAAGACGCAGAGCGCTACATTTGTACAGCAACATATCAGAACAGTACCATGGAAGAAAAAATCCATATAGTGACTA ACATAAGAAAACCTCAAATCTCTGTCAGAACCAACACATTCACAACAGCTGATGAGGAAGAGGCTCTGAATCCGACCTGCACTGTTGACAGTTTTTCCTCCTCAGTTATCAACTTGACCATATTTGAAAAAAGCAACCTGCAGATTAAAATTTCAATGATACTGCAAAACAGCAGTGAAAATCTCAAGCAAGAACAAAGTGGAATGAACACTTTGTTCATCAATAGCGTTAAAGCAAAAGATGCAGGCCTTTACATCTGCACAGCAAAAGTCCCAAATATAACTCTAACAGAAGAAATCAATATAACTGTTACAT ATAGAAGGAGGCCTCAGATCATTGGAAGCCAAACAATAAAGGAAGGAGATGCTCTGAATCTGACCTGCAGTGTTGACAGTGTTCCTCCATCACTCATCGTGTGGACTAAAAATTCACTCAGCATACTTCCAAGCAACAGAACTAGTTCCCCCAGCAACAATGGATCTACTACTCTTGTCGTCTTCAACATGACAGTAAAAGATTCTGGACGATACATCTGCACAATAACCTATGAGAACATCACTGAGACTAAATATATTGACATAAATGTGACTt GGTCTCCAAAGGTGCTGAATGGTTCTGGATGTGTGCTTCGGCCAGACGGTTTGACCTGTGTGTGTCTTAGTGCGGGATTTCCTCTACCTACCATCCAATGGCCATTACTGAAAGATCACACTGAGTACTCCATCACCAGCATTGTGTCAAACCACACTGTCAACAGCACTGTTACCATAACTGTTGAGAACCATGGCAACATCAGTGTTGAATGCGTTAGCAGCAATGAAAATggggaagcaaaaaaaaacctcacagtCCTCTGGGCAAAAGAAGAAG TAAGCAAGCAAACAActaattcagaaaaaaagttcatACTGGAAATCATCATTGCCTTTTTGGTTGGGTTCCTTCTTGCACCTATCATCTGCTGTTTGTTGATGAAATTCTACAG AATAAAACGGAAGAACTCTGCAGATGAGGGTGAATCTCTGGAGATGGTTACACCACTG ATGTCGAATGGCCAAGCTGTTCaagggagagaaaagaaagaagcttTGGCAGGAGCTCCTGAAGCTACCAATGGTCCAAAGGAATTGGTGTATGCCAGAATtgacttttcctttttaaaccGGATTCCCACAAAACGGATAAAGagttcagaaaacaaaaacacagaatatgCAGAAATCAAGGCAAACAAGGCAAAAAGTCATCAAGTGGAGATGATGACTGAGGAGGATAGCGAGATGAAAAACTGTGTCcaagaagagaaagaagaggCTGAGGAACCAGTGTATGCAAAAGTGGAGGATTTAGCTGAGGAGAGTTGA